TGACCATAATTATAAACCCGGTTCCGGTGTTGAAGCTGCTGAGGTTTTCTCTTTAAAGTACTCATCAAATAATTCACGAGCAATTGGCGCAGCATTACTACTACCACCACCTGCATTCTCTAATACAACAGTCACTACAATCTCAGGAGACTCGAAAGGTGCAAATGCGACAAACATAGCATTATCACGATGACGCTCGCTTATTTTATCTGCATCGTATACTTCATCTTCTTTAATATTAATAACCTGTGCTGTTCCTGATTTACCTGCGACGGTATACGGGGCATCACCAAAAGTACGGTAAGCTGTCCCTCTTCTTTTACTGGTTACGCCTTGCATTGCTTCTAATGCGACATCCCAATAGCGTTGACTATGTAATTTAACCGCTTGTTTTACTTCATACTCAGGTGTAATTGTCTCTTCCGCAGAGATAATAGAATTTAATATATGTGGTTTAATATTTTGACCACGTTTCGATAACATAGCCGTTGCTTTAGTTAATTGGATAGGAGTCACTGTCCAATAACCTTGCCCGATACCAATTGAAATCGTATCACCATCGTACCAAGGTTGATTGAATCGCGTACGCTTCCAATCTCGTGATGGCATAATTGCTTTTGTTTCTTCTGCGATATCTAAACCACTGTATTCACCAAAGCCAAACAAGCGCATGAACGGCTCGATACGATCAATACCTAATTTATATGAAGTGTCATAGAAAAAAGTATCACAGCTTTGCTCTATTGCATGGAATACATCTACTAACCCATGTCCCCAACGTTTCCAGTCACGGAAACGTCGTTTAGAATTAGGGACGATCCACCAACCTGGATCGAATATTTTTGTTTCTTCTGTAATGACTTTTTCATCTAATGCTAATAAAGCCATTTGTGGTTTAATGGTTGAAGCGGGAGGATAGCGTCCTTGTGTAGCACGGTTAATCAGCGGTCGATCTTTTGACTCTAATAGTTCTTGGTATTTTTTCTGGCTGATCCCAGTTACAAATAAATTAGGATCGTAACTTGGTGCTGACACAAGACTTAATACAG
Above is a genomic segment from Psychromonas sp. L1A2 containing:
- the mrdA gene encoding penicillin-binding protein 2 codes for the protein MKRKRNSIRNHSAESALFMRRTIVVFLGILFAVGILITNLYYLQINSFNTYKTRSNANRISVQTVPPNRGLIYDRNGVILAENRPVYSLQVIPNKTKHLQDDIERLASLLSLTEDELSDFKSKSRYSRSFKAITIRDQLTPEEVAKFTVNQHLFRGFSIQANLKRYYPFGNAFTHVLGYIAKINSRDLEKIEERGERVRYQGTHYIGKLGIERYYEDILHGQPGQRQVEVDSWGKVIRTLSFTSPVPGKDIKLNIDINLQLKAQELLGDNRGSIILMDARNGAVLSLVSAPSYDPNLFVTGISQKKYQELLESKDRPLINRATQGRYPPASTIKPQMALLALDEKVITEETKIFDPGWWIVPNSKRRFRDWKRWGHGLVDVFHAIEQSCDTFFYDTSYKLGIDRIEPFMRLFGFGEYSGLDIAEETKAIMPSRDWKRTRFNQPWYDGDTISIGIGQGYWTVTPIQLTKATAMLSKRGQNIKPHILNSIISAEETITPEYEVKQAVKLHSQRYWDVALEAMQGVTSKRRGTAYRTFGDAPYTVAGKSGTAQVINIKEDEVYDADKISERHRDNAMFVAFAPFESPEIVVTVVLENAGGGSSNAAPIARELFDEYFKEKTSAASTPEPGL